The following proteins are encoded in a genomic region of Cricetulus griseus strain 17A/GY chromosome 7, alternate assembly CriGri-PICRH-1.0, whole genome shotgun sequence:
- the LOC113836758 gene encoding olfactory receptor 2V2 yields MVRWLNQSSTYDFILLGIFSHNPADHLLFSVVMLVFTVALCGNGLLIFLIYTDPRLHTPMYLFLSQLSLMDLMLVCTNVPKMAINFLSGRKSISFVGCGIQIGLFVCLVGSEGLLLGLMAYDRYVAISHPLHYPVLMNQKVCLQIVGSSWAFGIVDGLVQMLVVMSFPYCNLREVDHFFCEMLSLLKLACVDTSLFEKVVFVCCVFMLLFPFSIIVASYARILGAVLRTHSTQSRKKAMATCSSHLTAVSFFYGAAMFIYLRPRRYRTPSQDKVVSIFYTVLTPMLNPLIYSLRNRDVIGALQKGLDRCRVGSQH; encoded by the coding sequence ATGGTACGGTGGCTGAACCAGTCATCCACATATGACTTTATCCTCTTGGGCATCTTCTCCCACAACCCAGCTGATCATCTTCTTTTCTCTGTGGTCATGCTAGTCTTCACAGTTGCACTCTGTGGGAATGGCCTCCTCATCTTTCTCATCTACACTGACCCCCGACTTCATACTCCCATGTACCTCTTCCTCAGTCAGCTCTCCCTCATGGACCTCATGTTGGTATGCACCAATGTGCCAAAGATGGCAATCAACTTCCTGTCTGGCAGGAAGTCCATCTCCTTTGTGGGTTGTGGCATACAAATTGGCCTCTTTGTCTGCCTCGTGGGGTCTGAGGGACTCTTGCTGGGGCTCATGGCTTATGATCGCTACGTGGCTATTAGCCATCCACTTCACTATCCTGTCCTCATGAATCAGAAGGTCTGTCTTCAGATTGTCGGGAGCTCCTGGGCCTTTGGGATCGTAGATGGCCTGGTGCAGATGTTGGTGGTAATGTCCTTCCCCTATTGCAACTTGAGGGAGGTGGACCACTTCTTCTGTGAGATGCTTTCCTTGTTGAAGCTGGCCTGTGTGGACACATCCCTATTTGAGAAGGTAGTATTTGTCTGCTGTGTCTTCATGCTGctgtttcctttctccatcaTTGTGGCTTCCTATGCTCGCATCTTGGGGGCTGTGCTCCGAACGCACTCTACTCAGTCCCGTAAAAAGGCTATGGCCACCTGTTCTTCCCACCTGACAGCTGTCTCCTTCTTCTACGGGGCAGCCATGTTCATCTACCTGAGGCCAAGGCGATATCGAACCCCAAGCCAGGACAAGGTGGTGTCTATCTTCTATACGGTCCTTACTCCTATGCTCAACCCCCTCATTTATAGCTTGAGGAATCGGGATGTGATAGGAGCACTCCAGAAAGGGCTAGACCGCTGCAGGGTTGGCAGCCAGCACTGA
- the LOC100769974 gene encoding olfactory receptor 56, giving the protein MGMWPNASSVDGFILLGIFSQSQTDLVLFSAVMVVFTVALCGNVLLILLIYTDSRLHTPMYFFLSQLSLMDLMLVCNIVPKMAANFLSGRKSISFAGCGIQIGFFVSLVGSEGLLLGLMAYDRYVAISHPLHYPILMSQRVCLQIAGSSWAFGILDGIIQMVAAMSLPYCGSRYVDHFFCEVPALLKLACADTSLFDTLLFACCVFMLLLPFSIIVASYARILGAVLRMHSAQSRKKALATCSSHLTAVSLFYGAAMFIYLRPRRYRAPSHDKIVSIFYTVLTPMLNPLIYSLRNREVMGALRKGLDRCKIGSKH; this is encoded by the coding sequence ATGGGAATGTGGCCGAATGCATCAAGTGTAGACGGGTTTATCCTCTTAGGCATCTTCTCCCAGAGCCAGACGGACCTGGTCCTCTTCTCTGCAGTTATGGTGGTCTTCACAGTGGCACTCTGCGGGAATgttctcctcatcctcctcatctACACCGACTCCCGACTTCATACTCCTATGTATTTTTTCCTCAGTCAGCTCTCCCTCATGGACCTCATGTTGGTCTGTAACATTGTGCCAAAGATGGCAGCCAACTTCCTGTCTGGCAGGAAGTCCATCTCATTTGCGGGTTGTGGCATACAGATTGGATTTTTTGTCTCTCTTGTGGGATCTGAGGGGCTCTTGTTGGGACTCATGGCTTATGATCGCTATGTGGCCATTAGCCACCCACTTCATTATCCCATTCTCATGAGTCAAAGGGTCTGTCTCCAGATTGCTGGGAGTTCCTGGGCTTTTGGGATCCTTGATGGAATAATTCAGATGGTGGCAGCCATGAGCCTACCCTACTGTGGCTCAAGGTATGTAGATCATTTCTTCTGTGAGGTGCCAGCTTTACTGAAGCTGGCCTGTGCAGACACATCCCTTTTTGACACCCTGCTCTTTGCCTGCTGTGTCTTCATGCTactcctccccttctccatcATTGTGGCTTCCTATGCTCGCATCTTGGGGGCTGTGCTCCGTATGCACTCTGCTCAGTCCAGAAAAAAGGCTCTGGCCACCTGTTCCTCCCACCTGACAGCTGTCTCTCTCTTCTACGGGGCAGCCATGTTCATCTACCTGAGGCCAAGGCGATACCGGGCTCCTAGCCATGACAAAATCGTCTCAATCTTTTACACAGTTCTTACTCCTATGCTCAACCCCCTCATTTATAGCTTGAGAAACAGGGAGGTGATGGGGGCACTGCGGAAAGGGCTGGACCGCTGCAAGATTGGCAGCAAGCATTGA